In the Sedimentisphaera cyanobacteriorum genome, GCCCAGATAAAAGCCCCTTCAGGCAAAAGCGTTGCCGAAAGTGAATCTGAACCGTTTCTTGTGCCCGCAAATGGCGAATTCAAGTATTCCCCGGCCTTTGATGTTAAATCTCCCCGGCTCTGGTCTCCTGAGTCTCCTTCAATATACACCATAAAAATAGAGCTTTTAAGCGGGGAAGAAGTTTTAGATACATACACCGAAAATTTCGGCATACGAACCACCCGCTGGGATGGAGAAAAAGGATTCTTCCTGAACGGAAAGAATATGAAGATTCGCGGGATGTGTATGCATATTGATGCAGGCCCGCTCGGGGCAGCTGTTCCCGATAAGATTCTCGAGCAGAGGCTGAGAATGGTTAAGGATATGGGCTGCAATTCGGTTCGAACTTCTCATTACCCAAGACCGCCGGTTTTCTATGATATATGCGACAGAATAGGCCTTATGGTGATGGATGAGATATTCGACGGCTGGAAGCAGAAGGCTGCTCAGGACTATGGAGCCCTCGATTTCGACCGCTGGTGGAAAACAGACCTAACCGACTGGCTCCGGCGGGACAGAAACCACCCCAGCATAATTATATGGAGCCTCGGAAATGAAACCCACGGCAATGAGATTGCCGAGAAGATGGTGCGGATCTGCCATCAGCTCGACCCAACACGCAAGGTTACAAGCGGAAGCTCAAGCTCCAAAATGATGGAGGTTTTCGGCGAGAACGGAAGAACCGAGGCCGTGAGCTACAAAAACCCATCGGATAAGCCGTTTATCGGCACAGAATGCGTTCATACTTGGCACGTACGAGGGAGCTACAGAACCCAGACTTGGTATCGAGACGGGTTCAAAAAGGGCAGGACCCTCGAAATTCCCGATCTAACCGAAAAGGAAATTTTCCATTACGACTGGACAGACTCCCACTCATACAAACGCTGCTTTAATTCATCCTACGATAACAGCACTGTGCGGGATAATGTGCGTCATTTTGAGTTGAAAACGCAGAAAAGCGACTGGCTAAGCGGCTCGTACCGCTGGACAGCTTTCGATTATATCGGCGAGGCGGGTTATATCTCCGGCGGCTGGCCGTTCAAACTCTTCAACAGCGGCGTTATAGATATGGCAAACTTTCCCAAAGATGCATACTACCTATACCAAAGTCTCTGGACGGACGGTTCTGAAGACCCTATGGTGCATATCCTCCCTCACTGGACACATCCAACAATGCCTAAAGGCACGGAAATTCCAGTTCACGTTTATTCAAACTGCGATGAAGTAAAGCTGTATTGCAATGGAAAGAATCTCGGCTCGCAGAAGCTCGATATCAGCCGCTGGGATAAAATGAACGGTGAGTGGCTCGTGCCATGGGAGCCCGGAAAGATTAAGGCAGAAGGATATATTAACGGCCAGCTTGTTTGCTCCGAGACGGTTCAAACGGCCTCAGCTCCTGCCCGAATCGAGCTGGAAACGGATAATTCCTCGCTGGAGGCCGGCCGAAAAGATTATGCTCAGGCTGCTGTAAGCATTACCGATGAAAACGGCAATTTCTACCCATACGGGGAAAACCGAATTTACTTCAAGCTATTCGGGGCGGGCAAAATTAAGGCAACAGGCAGCGGGAGCCCCATAGACACAGAAACCCACAATAAGCCAGACAGAAAGGCGTTTATGGGGCTTGCAAAGGCCTACGTTCGAAGCGGAAAGGAAAGCGGGGATGCCCTTCTGCTCGCTGCATCAATCCTCGGCGAGAAAAGGCAGATTACCTCGAATAAGGCTGCGATTGATGTCGCCCAGATTACCCTGAGCGGAGCGCCTGAAAGGCTGGATACGAAGGTAAAATATGCAGTTGGCGAGAATGCGGGGATAAGCGATGCCAAGCAGTATTATGCACCTTTCAGCGTTCCGGAAGAATGCGTTGTAAAGGCGTGGATATACGCAGACGGCGAGCTCGTTCTCGAGTGCGAGGAAAGTTTTGGCGATGAAGGGCTTGTATGGCAGCAGGCTAAGCTCGAGGAAAATGGCGTTTACTACGAGGCCGAATCGTCCGATTTTGATGGAGCAAAATTTTCCAAGGCCGGCAGAGGGTACACAGGGACTGGATATCTCGATTTCGATGGCAGTGAAGGTTCGATTGAATGGTCTGTAACCACAGACGGCGGCGGGGAGGCAGTTTGGCTTGTATTCCATTATGCCGGCAATGATCCCGAGAGCCAGAGGGATATGGAGCTGATTTTCAACAGCCAAAGCCCCGAGAAGCTAAGCTTCAAAAGCACTTCAAACTGGCAGAAAGACTGGCAGACCATTAAAGTGAAGAGAAAGCTAAACCTTGGTTCAAATATTATTAAGCTGAAAACCGACGGCCAAAGCGGGATGAACATAGACAAGCTTGAAGTGAGAACGATTCGCTAATACCTTACGCAGCAGACAGCGGATATCGGTTCATTGACTAATCTGCATTGAAATTGTGAAAAGATTCTCAGAATCTGCCAGCTTGATTCTCCGTTAGCCCAAATTGCCACTTTAGGAGGGGCAATTATACTCCCTTCAGGAAAAAAGGGGGCTGCTGCCGATTATTTGTTAACCCTGATTTCTCACTTAGGGGGTTAAAAGTGCGTTTTTGCCCCCGTCAGAGGGGTTGGTCTGTCACCAAAGATGTGTTATTTTTTCAGTTGGCCGCTGTATATTTTCGGAGGTTTTTGCGGCGGCATTTCTGTCTTCTTTTTTTGCAGCAGCATCTTGTGTCCGTCTTCAGGTTCGGTATATCTCTGCATAAGCACAGTTCTGCCGTCTTGCGTTTTTGAGAACACCTCCAATATCTGAGACCGAGAGATTCTCTGTAATGTTGCTGAACAGTCATCCCGCAGGAGGCGGGAAATGCTGGAAAACATCATCAAAGGATACATCTAAATTGCATTTTTCGGGATAGAAAGGGACATATCTGCGCATTTTTCCCGACTCAGCAAATAATTCAGGGATATGGGTTAGATTTATGATTAAGGCAGTTTCAAAGTATCGCACTTGGGGTTCGATCCCGAAGCTTTTCTTTGCGGAAAATGGTTTAATTTATACGCTAATTGGCCTTGTTATGAATCTGTGATTGGGGTATAGTGGTCAGCATGTCAAAGATGTGCAATTCGTTTTGAAAGCAATAATACTGAAATTGATTTTTACTATGGGAGCAGATATGAAGAAGGTAATGTTTGTTATTTTTTTTACAGCATTTTCGTTAACGTCATTCGTTTACGCCGAGAGTTATGAGTATCCTTTTAAGAATCCTGAGCTGAAAGTTGAAGACAGGATAGATGACCTGCTCTCTCGTCTCACAGTAGAAGAAAAAGCATGGCAGTTGGTTATGAATACCAGAGGTGTTGAGAGGCTCGAAATACCGAGTTTTCATTGGTGGAACGAATGCCTTCACGGTGTTGCCCGTGCTGGTAAGGCAACGGTCTTCCCGCAGGCAATAGCTCTTGCTTCTACATGGAATACAGACCTGATGAACGAAATAGCATCGGCGATATCTGATGAGGCAAGGGGCAAATATAATTCCGACCCCGCCAAAAACACTCAGTACAGAGGCTTGACTATGTGGAGCCCTACTATCAATATCGCCCGAGACCCGAGATGGGGCAGAACCGAAGAGACCTACGGCGAAGACCCTTATCTCACAGGCTGTATGGGCTATTCATTTATCACCGGTCTGCAAGGTGAGCATCCAAAATATCTGAAGGTTGCAGCCACTCCCAAGCACTTTGTAGCTAACAATATAGAGGCAAAGCGGCATTCAACGCGTCCGTTTATCAGCGAAAGGGCTCTGCGGGAATATTACCTGCCGGCTTTCGAGAAGGCTATTACCGAGGCAAAAGCCGAATCTATAATGAGCGCTTATAACGGCATCAACAACATCCCCTGCAGCACAAACAAATGGCTCCTTGAAGGACTGCTTCGTTATCAGTGGGGTTTCGATGGAAGCGTGGTTACCGATGTGGGTGTTCCAGGCGATCTGGTGCAGTCTCACAGGATTTACGGCACTCCGCCGGAAACGGTTGAACCTATGATTGAGGCCGGGGTGAACGTAATTGATGATTTCCGTCCGGACTTCCCGAAATACATTATTGAGGCTTATGAAAAGGGGATGGTAAATGATTCACAGCTCGATAAGGCCTTATATCCCAACCTGAGGACACTGTTTAGGCTTGGATTCTTTGACCCGCCTGAAGCCGTTCCGTTTTCCAAAATTTCCAAGTCTGTTGTAGGCTGCGATAAGCACATCTCTCTTGCCAGACAGGCAGCAAGAGAGTCTATCGTTCTGCTGAAAAATGACAAAATTAATGGCAAGCCGCTTCTGCCGGTAGAAAGAAGCAGGGTTAAGAGCTTAGCGGTTCTCGGAACTCATGCAACAGAGAATTATGTCGGCGGGTATTCAGGAACACCTGTTGGCGGTGATGTGTCGGTTTTGGAAGGATTGAAAAACGGTTCTGGGCAATCAATAAAGGTCAAGCATGTTAGGTCTTCCATCGCTATGGACGATATGAAGTCTATTATTCCAACTTCAAACTACAGGCCTCCAACAGAAGAAGAGGGAGAGCATGGATTAAGGGCTGAGTATTACCCAACTCCGAATTTCCAAGGCGACCCCTTTACCAGAACAGTGAGAACTGTCGATTTCGACTGGGGCAGCTCCTCTCCTGATCCAATGATACCTTATGACAATTTCTCCGCTGTTTACACGGGCAAGCTCATTCCTAATCAGACAGGCGTTCATACCTTCCTCACTGAGAACATTGATGACGGGGTGAGGCTTTACATCGATGGTAAGCTTGTCTTAGACAGATGGCAATTCCAGATTGGTGTTGTTAAATCCAAAGTGCGGCTCGAAGCCGGCGA is a window encoding:
- a CDS encoding glycoside hydrolase family 2 codes for the protein MKRLTFLVFMLCLSVFARQRESFDFDWKFSRGDFPGAEKKNFDDSDWQFVNIPHDWSIEGEYDKAAPSGPRCGYLPTGIGWYRKELEIPSRWEGKDVRIDFDGVFRKSTVYVDGKKLGHRPYGWISFSYNITPHIQGKEKVLIAVRVDNTKQPAARWYTGSGIYAHTWLTATEKVKVAQWGVQIISELEGDSARVDAGIKIRNTANSAEKIRCKAQIKAPSGKSVAESESEPFLVPANGEFKYSPAFDVKSPRLWSPESPSIYTIKIELLSGEEVLDTYTENFGIRTTRWDGEKGFFLNGKNMKIRGMCMHIDAGPLGAAVPDKILEQRLRMVKDMGCNSVRTSHYPRPPVFYDICDRIGLMVMDEIFDGWKQKAAQDYGALDFDRWWKTDLTDWLRRDRNHPSIIIWSLGNETHGNEIAEKMVRICHQLDPTRKVTSGSSSSKMMEVFGENGRTEAVSYKNPSDKPFIGTECVHTWHVRGSYRTQTWYRDGFKKGRTLEIPDLTEKEIFHYDWTDSHSYKRCFNSSYDNSTVRDNVRHFELKTQKSDWLSGSYRWTAFDYIGEAGYISGGWPFKLFNSGVIDMANFPKDAYYLYQSLWTDGSEDPMVHILPHWTHPTMPKGTEIPVHVYSNCDEVKLYCNGKNLGSQKLDISRWDKMNGEWLVPWEPGKIKAEGYINGQLVCSETVQTASAPARIELETDNSSLEAGRKDYAQAAVSITDENGNFYPYGENRIYFKLFGAGKIKATGSGSPIDTETHNKPDRKAFMGLAKAYVRSGKESGDALLLAASILGEKRQITSNKAAIDVAQITLSGAPERLDTKVKYAVGENAGISDAKQYYAPFSVPEECVVKAWIYADGELVLECEESFGDEGLVWQQAKLEENGVYYEAESSDFDGAKFSKAGRGYTGTGYLDFDGSEGSIEWSVTTDGGGEAVWLVFHYAGNDPESQRDMELIFNSQSPEKLSFKSTSNWQKDWQTIKVKRKLNLGSNIIKLKTDGQSGMNIDKLEVRTIR
- a CDS encoding glycoside hydrolase family 3 C-terminal domain-containing protein, whose product is MKKVMFVIFFTAFSLTSFVYAESYEYPFKNPELKVEDRIDDLLSRLTVEEKAWQLVMNTRGVERLEIPSFHWWNECLHGVARAGKATVFPQAIALASTWNTDLMNEIASAISDEARGKYNSDPAKNTQYRGLTMWSPTINIARDPRWGRTEETYGEDPYLTGCMGYSFITGLQGEHPKYLKVAATPKHFVANNIEAKRHSTRPFISERALREYYLPAFEKAITEAKAESIMSAYNGINNIPCSTNKWLLEGLLRYQWGFDGSVVTDVGVPGDLVQSHRIYGTPPETVEPMIEAGVNVIDDFRPDFPKYIIEAYEKGMVNDSQLDKALYPNLRTLFRLGFFDPPEAVPFSKISKSVVGCDKHISLARQAARESIVLLKNDKINGKPLLPVERSRVKSLAVLGTHATENYVGGYSGTPVGGDVSVLEGLKNGSGQSIKVKHVRSSIAMDDMKSIIPTSNYRPPTEEEGEHGLRAEYYPTPNFQGDPFTRTVRTVDFDWGSSSPDPMIPYDNFSAVYTGKLIPNQTGVHTFLTENIDDGVRLYIDGKLVLDRWQFQIGVVKSKVRLEAGEEYDLKLEYREDGGGAQVHLYWREPDVDPADILNNELQLAEKSDLVVVALGLDQRYEFEGRDKNTLTFPPEQLDFLKKVYEVNQNVVVVLQIGSPMAITWMDENIPAIVNMWYPGEQGGNGLADILFGKSSPSGKLPVTFFASDEQLLPWDDYEPQHGRTYMYFEGEPLYPFGYGLSYTDFAYSDINISKRYINEDDAVTVEFTLENTGSRDSAEVVQLYARNVESPVYQPKRKLKRFKKVNLNAGQSKTVSFELEISDLNYWDSKKKTFVVEPGEFEIMIGSSSANIELKSGLTVK